Within the Pelagovum pacificum genome, the region TGACCGACCAGGAGCTCCAGTCGATGGACTGGCACGTCGCGGGCGTCACCACGCCGCTGCCGGAATGATTGGTGACGGCTGCCGCTGACATCGCGGAGGAGGGCACGCCCCTCCTCCGCCTCTCGGGCATCGCGAAGTCCTATGGTCCGGTTCAGGCGAACCGGGGCATCGACCTGACCGTCCGACCCAACTCGATTCACGCCATCCTCGGCGAGAACGGGGCCGGCAAGTCGACCCTGATGAAGATGATCTACGGGGTGGAGGCGCCCGATGCCGGCACGATCGCCTGGCGCGGCGCGCCGGTCTCTCCCGCGTCGCCCGCCGACGCGCGCAAGCTGGGCATCGGCATGGTGTTCCAGCATTTCTCCCTGTTCGAAACGCTGACGGTTCTGGAGAATGTCGCGCTCGTCGTGCCGGGCAAGTTGTCGGACCTCGCGTCGCGGATCACCGATCTCGGCCGGGAATACGGGCTCGATGTGAACCCGAACTCGTTGGTCCACGCGCTGTCTGTCGGCGAACGGCAACGGGTGGAGATCCTGCGCTGCCTCATGCTCGACCCGGCGCTGCTCATCCTCGATGAGCCGACGTCGGTTCTGCCGCCGCAGATGGTCGACCGGCTGTTCGTGACGCTGCGTGTGCTGCGCGACCGGGGCGTGTCAATCCTGTTCATCAGCCACAAGCTCGAGGAGATCCGCGCGCTCTGCGACGATGCGACGATCCTTCGGGACGGCACCGTCACCGGACGCGTCGACCCGCGCGAGGCATCGGCCCGCGAGCTTGCCACGATGATGATCGGGCGCGCGATGCCGCCACCGCTGCCGGCTGAGATCGGAACGCCGGGCGCGGCGATGCTGGAGCTCGCCGGGCTCGACTGGGCCGGCCCCGATCCTTTCGCGCCGAGCCTGTCGAACCTGTCGCTGCGGGTTCGCGCGGGCGAGATCGTCGGCATCGCCGGGATCTCGGGCAACGGACAATCCGAACTTGCTGGCCTGATCTCAGGTGAGACCGCCCTGCCCCGGTCGCGGATGGGGGAAATCCTGCTCGGCGACGCGCCGGTGGGCCACCTTGGCGCGGCAGAGCGGCGGCGGAGGGGCCTCGCCTTCGTGCCCGAGGAACGGCTCGGTCATGGCGCGGTGCCGGAGCTGTCGCTCTGGCAGAACGCGATCCTCACGGCGCACGGACGCGGATTGGTCCGGCGCGGGATGGTCGACCGCCGACGCGCGCGGGACTTCGCGAAGGAGTGCATCGCAGACTTCGACGTGCGCACGCCCGGCGACCACGCGGAGGCCGGCGCGCTCTCGGGGGGCAACCTGCAGAAGTTTGTCGTGGGCCGCGAGATCATGCTCGAACCGAAGGTTCTGTTCGTCCAGCAGCCGACGTGGGGCGTCGACGTCGGCGCCGCCGCTGCGATCCGTCGCCGCCTGATCGAGATGCGCAACGCCGGCTGCGCGATCCTCGTCATCTCGGAAGAGATCGAGGAGCTGTTCGAGGTGAGCGACCGCCTCTACGTGCTGCGCTCGGGCAAGCTGTCGCCGCCGCTGGTCACGTCGGACACCACTTACGAGGAAGTCGGCGAGTGGATGATCGGTGCGGCAGAGGGGACAGCCCATGCAGTTTGACCTCGTCCGGCGCGAGCGTGCCTCGGTCCGCATGGCGGTGCTCGCCCCGCTGCTCGCCATCGTCGCGACCGGTGCCGTGGCGTGGCTGATCTTCGCCCTGCTGGGGCGCGACGCGGGCTATGCATTGTGGGTGCTGGCGGTCTCGCCCTTCACCTCCTGGTATGACTTCTCGGAAGTGCTGTTGAAGACCGCGCCGCTGCTGCTCGTCGCGCAGGGACTTGCCATCGGCTTTCGAGCGCGGGTCTTCAACATTGGTGCGGAAGGGCAGCTGGTGCTGGGAGCGATCTTCGCGTCGGCGGTGCCGGTCTATTTCCCGGATGCGACCTCTCCGTTGCTCTGGCCGGCAATGATGCTGCTCGGCATTCTCGGCGGTGCTTTGTGGGCGGCGATCGCGGCGTTCTGGCGGACGGCGCTGAACGCCAACGAGATCCTCGTGACGCTGATGCTGTCGCTGGTCGCGACCCAACTTCTGAACTGGCTGCTGCTCGGGCCGTGGAAGGACCCGGCCGGCTTCAATTTCCCGCAATCGGTGATGTTCCAGTTCGAGGCGATGCTGCCGACGCTGCTGCCGGGCACGCGGGTGAACATCTCGCTGATCTTCGCGGTCGTTGTCAGCCTCGCCGCGTTCGTGCTCATGCAACGCAGCCTGACGGGCTACCGTCTCGTCGTCGGGGGCACCGCGCCGAAGGCGGCAGGCTATGCGGGCTTTTCGGCCAGCCACGCGGTCTGGCTGTCGCTGGTGCTATCGGGCGCCGCGGCGGGGCTCGCGGGGGCGGCGGAAGTCGCCGGCCCGCTGGGCCAGCTCCAACGGTCGGTGAGCCAGGGCTACGGTTTCGCGGCGATCATCGTCGCCTACCTCGGGGGGCTGCACCCGATCGGCATCATGGTGTCGTCGCTGTTGATGGCGGCGATCTACATTGGCGGCGACAACGCGATGGTTTCGGCACAGCTGCCGCAGGCGGCGGTGCGCGTGGTGCAGGGGCTGCTGCTCGTCTTCTACCTGATCGCGGTGACGCTGGTGCGCTACCGCGTGGTTCGCCACCGGAGTGTCACGCCATGACACCGCTCGAGTTCATCCTCGCCGGCACGCTGGCCGCCGCGACCCCGCTGCTGCTCGCCGCGCTCGGCGAACTGGTGGTCGAGAAGTCGGGCGTCCTGAACCTCGGTGTCGAGGGGATGATGGCGCTCGCCGCTGCCGTGTCCTTCATCGTCGCCTACGAAACCGGGAACCATCTGCTCGCTTTCCTGGCCGGAGGGGTCGCGAGCATGGCCGCCGCGCTGGTCTTCGCTCTGCCGGTCCTGTCGTTCCGGGCCAACCAGGTCGCGGCGGGGTTGGCCGTCGGCATCCTCGCCGGGGGCCTCTCGGCACTGGTCGGGCGAAGTTACGAGAGCCTGACCGTCACGGCGTTGCCGAAGTTCTCCATCCCGCTGCTGACGGAGCTTCCGGTGATCGGCGGGGTCTTCCGGCAGGACATCGTCGTCTGGCTGTCGGTCGCGCTGGCGTTCGCGATGGCGTGGACGTTCAAGCGCACGCGGCTCGGCTGGACGATCCGCTCGGTCGGGGAAAACCCGAACGCCGCGCATGCAATCGGCACGTCTGTGCTGGGACTGCGGCTCGCCTGCATCGCCTTCGGCGGGCTGCTGGCGGGGTTCGGCGGGGCCTATGCCTCGACCGTCTACACCCCGCTCTGGGCTGACGGGATGATTGCCGGGCGGGGCTGGATCGCGGTCGCGCTCGTGGTGTTCGGCACGTGGCAGACAGGTCGCGTCGCGGCGGGGGCCATCCTGTTCGGCGCGTTGTCGCTGGGGGAACTCGTGGTGCAGGCGACGGGCGTGAACATCCCCTCGCAGCTCCTGGCTGCGCTGCCCTACCTCGCCACGATCATCGTGCTCGGGCTGATCTCGTCCAACCGGCAGCGGTTGCGGATGTATTCCGTGGCCTCCCTGGGTGAGCCGTTTCGTCGCTAGTGAAAGGCTGTCACCGGGACGGAGCTTGAGGCATCATCACGCCATGACTCACTCTGTGCCGGCACGGCGTGCCGCCGCCGGCCCGTGGGCCGAGCAGACAATCCGAGGAGGAATCGTGTCCCAACATCTTGCTTTTCGTGGCAAAGCCACTCGCCGGCTGACCGCAATCGCGCTCGCCGGCCTTATTCCCGGACTCCTCGCCGCCCAGGATCAGGCGCTCATCGACGAGGGGGAGACCATGTTCCGCCGTTGCATGTCGTGCCACATGATCGGCGACGGCGCGACGAACCGCGTCGGGCCCGAGCTCAACAACGTCATGGGGGAACAGGCCGGTCAGGGTCACGAGGACTACGACTTCTCCGACGCGATGATCGAAGCGGGCGAAAACGGTCTCGTCTGGACCGAGGAGACGCTCGACGCCTACCTCGAGAACCCGCGCGACTACGTCCCCGGCACGAAGATGACCTTCGCCGGCCTGCGACGCGAGGAAGACCGCACAGCGGTCATCGCCTACATCGCCTCGTTCTCGCCGGACTACGACCCCGCCGCCACGGGCGACGGCGACGGCTCCGAGTAAGGGCACTAGCGCATCACTGCAGGGCGCGTCCGGTTGACCGCCCTGCCGTCGGCGGTTGCGGCTCCGCCGGCGGCGGCACATAACGCCATCGACACAACAGGTCCGGTCGACCATCGTCCGCCCCTGCCCGCTTCGGGCCGGCGCGGCACGAGGTAGACCTGGATTGCCGAATTTCATCGGGGTTCCCTTCGACGGACCGAAGGGAGCGGGAGGGCCTTATGCACATCAATCAAATAAAGCTCGGGGCCGCGGCCCTGTCGGTCATCCTCGCGGGCACCGCGACAGTCGCGCAGGACCTCCCCGAGATCGAGGTCGGCGTCCTTTCCTATGGCACCGCGCAGTGGGAAATGAAGGTGATCGAGGACATGGGCCTCGACACGGCGCACGGCGTCGACCTCGTGCTGCGCGACCTCGGCAGCGAGCAGGCGGGAGACGTGGCGCTGCAGTCGGGGGACGTCGATATCATCCTCACCGACTTCATCTGGGTCTCGATCCAGCGCAATGCGGGACGCGAGATCACGCTCGTTCCGCACTCCAAGGCGGTGGGTGCGGTGATGACCAACCCCGCATCAGGGATCGGTTCGCTCGACGATCTGGACGGCGCGACGATCGGTATCGCCGGCGGCCCCGTCGACAAGAGCTGGATCATCCTTCAAGCCTACTGGGCGCAGTCACACGACACGTCGCTTGTCGACCTGGTCGACGCCCGGTTCGGAGCGCCTCCGCTGGTGAATCAGCTGCTGGCCGACGGCGGGCTCGATGCGTCGCTGAACTTCTGGCACTGGAACGCCCGCGCCAAGGCCGCCGGCATGGAAGAGGTGATCTCCGTCACCGACATGCTGGGTGAGC harbors:
- a CDS encoding ABC transporter substrate-binding protein — translated: MHINQIKLGAAALSVILAGTATVAQDLPEIEVGVLSYGTAQWEMKVIEDMGLDTAHGVDLVLRDLGSEQAGDVALQSGDVDIILTDFIWVSIQRNAGREITLVPHSKAVGAVMTNPASGIGSLDDLDGATIGIAGGPVDKSWIILQAYWAQSHDTSLVDLVDARFGAPPLVNQLLADGGLDASLNFWHWNARAKAAGMEEVISVTDMLGELGVSDQAPLLGWAFRDATAEEKPEAVRGFIDASFAAKQLLLEDDEIWESLRGIMGAEDDEAMFAQLRDDYRAGIITEFDPSVIEAADQTFAIMVEFGGEALVGETPTMADGTFWTGY
- a CDS encoding ABC transporter permease: MQFDLVRRERASVRMAVLAPLLAIVATGAVAWLIFALLGRDAGYALWVLAVSPFTSWYDFSEVLLKTAPLLLVAQGLAIGFRARVFNIGAEGQLVLGAIFASAVPVYFPDATSPLLWPAMMLLGILGGALWAAIAAFWRTALNANEILVTLMLSLVATQLLNWLLLGPWKDPAGFNFPQSVMFQFEAMLPTLLPGTRVNISLIFAVVVSLAAFVLMQRSLTGYRLVVGGTAPKAAGYAGFSASHAVWLSLVLSGAAAGLAGAAEVAGPLGQLQRSVSQGYGFAAIIVAYLGGLHPIGIMVSSLLMAAIYIGGDNAMVSAQLPQAAVRVVQGLLLVFYLIAVTLVRYRVVRHRSVTP
- a CDS encoding c-type cytochrome, whose translation is MSQHLAFRGKATRRLTAIALAGLIPGLLAAQDQALIDEGETMFRRCMSCHMIGDGATNRVGPELNNVMGEQAGQGHEDYDFSDAMIEAGENGLVWTEETLDAYLENPRDYVPGTKMTFAGLRREEDRTAVIAYIASFSPDYDPAATGDGDGSE
- a CDS encoding ABC transporter ATP-binding protein encodes the protein MTAAADIAEEGTPLLRLSGIAKSYGPVQANRGIDLTVRPNSIHAILGENGAGKSTLMKMIYGVEAPDAGTIAWRGAPVSPASPADARKLGIGMVFQHFSLFETLTVLENVALVVPGKLSDLASRITDLGREYGLDVNPNSLVHALSVGERQRVEILRCLMLDPALLILDEPTSVLPPQMVDRLFVTLRVLRDRGVSILFISHKLEEIRALCDDATILRDGTVTGRVDPREASARELATMMIGRAMPPPLPAEIGTPGAAMLELAGLDWAGPDPFAPSLSNLSLRVRAGEIVGIAGISGNGQSELAGLISGETALPRSRMGEILLGDAPVGHLGAAERRRRGLAFVPEERLGHGAVPELSLWQNAILTAHGRGLVRRGMVDRRRARDFAKECIADFDVRTPGDHAEAGALSGGNLQKFVVGREIMLEPKVLFVQQPTWGVDVGAAAAIRRRLIEMRNAGCAILVISEEIEELFEVSDRLYVLRSGKLSPPLVTSDTTYEEVGEWMIGAAEGTAHAV
- a CDS encoding ABC transporter permease, with product MTPLEFILAGTLAAATPLLLAALGELVVEKSGVLNLGVEGMMALAAAVSFIVAYETGNHLLAFLAGGVASMAAALVFALPVLSFRANQVAAGLAVGILAGGLSALVGRSYESLTVTALPKFSIPLLTELPVIGGVFRQDIVVWLSVALAFAMAWTFKRTRLGWTIRSVGENPNAAHAIGTSVLGLRLACIAFGGLLAGFGGAYASTVYTPLWADGMIAGRGWIAVALVVFGTWQTGRVAAGAILFGALSLGELVVQATGVNIPSQLLAALPYLATIIVLGLISSNRQRLRMYSVASLGEPFRR